The following proteins are encoded in a genomic region of Opitutaceae bacterium:
- a CDS encoding FecR domain-containing protein: MPRLFSLFLFALAMLAFVDGHGQTVAYQVPARATVIKISGEAFVLSADRQFKIPLQVGAKLQQGQTLVTEKGSSLVLVMPTGTTLQMAEDTTLGIDEFTQTSFKSTAKLGELKSEPSVSTTRLNLVRGEILSDVKKLNRDGGSSFEVRTPIGAAGIRGTAFKLGFIESGTSRDFSLLMGEGRIEFIFGATGRGIMVNRGQQLVIRDIRYDPSTGRIVGMPKDIKVEEVDLKTLGELLDGLSNLSSVVESITITGQTDINGKVDNDGTAEPDRARPDSDLPSLPINGLAPSGDPAPVRTSPLDGNAP, encoded by the coding sequence ATGCCGCGCCTTTTTTCCCTCTTCCTTTTCGCGCTGGCGATGCTCGCCTTTGTGGACGGCCATGGCCAAACGGTCGCCTACCAGGTGCCCGCACGCGCCACTGTCATCAAGATCTCCGGCGAGGCCTTCGTCCTCAGCGCCGATCGCCAGTTCAAGATTCCGCTTCAAGTGGGCGCCAAGCTTCAGCAGGGCCAGACTCTGGTGACTGAAAAGGGTTCCTCGCTCGTCCTGGTCATGCCGACCGGCACGACGCTTCAGATGGCTGAGGACACCACCCTCGGCATCGATGAGTTTACCCAGACCTCCTTCAAATCCACCGCCAAGCTCGGTGAACTGAAGTCCGAGCCCTCCGTCTCCACGACGCGCCTGAACCTGGTGCGCGGCGAGATCCTTTCTGACGTGAAGAAGCTCAATCGAGATGGCGGCTCTTCCTTCGAGGTGCGCACACCGATTGGTGCCGCAGGCATCCGCGGTACGGCGTTCAAACTCGGCTTCATCGAAAGCGGAACCAGCCGCGACTTCAGCCTCCTGATGGGCGAGGGGCGCATCGAATTTATCTTTGGCGCAACGGGACGAGGCATCATGGTCAATCGTGGGCAGCAGCTCGTGATTCGCGACATCCGCTACGATCCTTCCACGGGCCGCATCGTTGGCATGCCCAAGGACATCAAGGTCGAGGAAGTTGACCTCAAGACCCTGGGCGAGCTCCTGGATGGACTGAGCAACCTCTCTTCGGTCGTCGAATCGATCACCATTACCGGACAGACCGACATCAATGGGAAGGTCGACAACGACGGAACCGCAGAGCCCGATCGTGCTCGACCCGACTCGGATTTGCCTTCGCTGCCCATCAACGGACTCGCACCCAGCGGTGACCCGGCTCCGGTGCGGACCTCTCCGCTCGACGGCAACGCGCCCTGA
- a CDS encoding adenylate/guanylate cyclase domain-containing protein, which translates to MASAPQFTRRTWLVLVLISTAWGLAAFTGGLDVLERWTTDLRFRLRGEIPSPIPVVYVDVDSRSIADLGNQPWDRAYFAEVANALVVAGKARAVGIDYVFSDNGIPDLVDRLRFDEGRRTLAEYLNSDPPPPVVVAASYAAPAFRDINLQLDVREFPRVGTPPEEADMPELPEFRMGGFVVSAPYVGLIDTIDGDTREVHAFAEVGPMRWHHLAIELMRLYWQLPRENVTVEGGVLRMVGTDGRELSRIPLRDGQDLHVNWFSRWNSKTQNPHYSFSQALVCARALSAGNAEERRIAEEFFSSFKDTVVLIGPVDPLLQDLATTPLDRTPVPRVSLHGNLAKTIASGRHLVTLPLSVAIILQVLLTVAVAIPVLATGRRAGLLRFMGAAALLLYLGVAVVGFNRFDWVLPVALPVGSALTAALAALAIQVVSEEKQKRRIQGLFGTYLSPELVGRMVDSGDEPRLGGEEVEITAFFSDIENFTTLAESLPPTTLVELMNDYLTECTDAVTDSGGTLDKYVGDAVVAMFGAPVSLPDHAWRACSAACRMQERLNELRARMALDKVRWPQGAPVLRTRIGLNSGSAVVGNMGSATRFNYTMIGDTVNLAARLESAGKAYGVGILVSDTTRKLCIQSKDTLLFRPVDRLVVKGRSQPVTVYELVGFREKVDPDVKRGVELFTQALEAVWIRDWARAGDLLAQSAPLEAAVLAGDKEALTPTVVFQRRLEKWNVTPPPENWGGVWVAEKK; encoded by the coding sequence GTGGCAAGTGCTCCACAGTTCACCCGGCGTACCTGGTTGGTTCTCGTCCTGATCTCCACCGCCTGGGGACTCGCCGCATTTACCGGCGGCTTGGATGTTCTGGAACGCTGGACAACTGACCTTCGTTTCCGGTTGCGCGGGGAGATTCCGTCGCCGATCCCGGTGGTTTATGTCGACGTTGATTCGCGTTCGATTGCAGACCTGGGCAACCAGCCGTGGGACCGGGCATACTTTGCTGAGGTCGCAAATGCCCTCGTTGTCGCAGGCAAGGCGCGGGCGGTCGGCATTGACTACGTTTTCTCGGACAACGGTATTCCCGACCTCGTGGACCGCCTGCGTTTCGACGAGGGCAGACGCACGCTGGCGGAATACCTGAACTCCGACCCGCCGCCGCCGGTGGTGGTCGCGGCCTCCTACGCGGCACCTGCCTTTCGCGATATCAACCTGCAACTCGACGTGCGCGAATTTCCGCGAGTGGGAACGCCACCGGAGGAAGCGGATATGCCGGAATTGCCGGAGTTCCGCATGGGTGGTTTTGTCGTGAGCGCGCCATATGTGGGTCTGATCGACACGATCGACGGCGATACGCGTGAAGTCCACGCGTTTGCGGAAGTCGGCCCGATGCGTTGGCATCACCTTGCGATCGAATTGATGCGCCTGTACTGGCAGTTGCCACGGGAGAATGTAACCGTCGAGGGTGGTGTGCTCCGCATGGTCGGCACGGACGGCCGTGAACTGAGTCGCATCCCGTTGCGCGACGGGCAGGACCTGCACGTCAACTGGTTCTCCCGTTGGAATTCCAAGACGCAGAACCCGCATTATAGTTTCTCTCAGGCGCTTGTGTGCGCCCGTGCGCTTTCCGCGGGAAACGCGGAGGAGAGACGGATCGCGGAAGAGTTCTTTTCCTCCTTCAAGGACACCGTGGTTTTGATCGGCCCGGTCGATCCCCTGCTGCAGGATTTGGCGACAACGCCCCTCGACCGCACCCCTGTGCCGCGGGTGAGCCTCCATGGGAACCTGGCGAAGACGATCGCATCCGGCCGTCATCTTGTGACTCTGCCGCTTTCGGTGGCCATTATTTTGCAGGTGCTCCTGACCGTCGCGGTGGCGATCCCGGTCCTTGCCACGGGGCGTCGTGCGGGATTGTTGCGCTTCATGGGCGCCGCGGCGCTCCTGCTTTACCTCGGTGTGGCGGTGGTCGGATTCAATCGTTTCGATTGGGTGCTCCCGGTTGCATTGCCGGTCGGAAGTGCGCTCACGGCGGCGCTGGCGGCGCTCGCCATCCAGGTCGTCAGTGAGGAAAAGCAGAAGCGGCGGATCCAAGGCCTCTTCGGTACCTACCTGTCGCCCGAGTTGGTGGGCCGCATGGTCGACAGCGGAGACGAGCCTCGCCTCGGCGGTGAGGAGGTCGAGATCACGGCTTTCTTCAGCGACATCGAGAACTTCACGACGCTCGCGGAATCCCTTCCCCCGACGACGCTGGTTGAGTTGATGAATGATTACCTCACGGAGTGCACTGATGCCGTGACCGACTCGGGCGGCACGCTCGACAAGTACGTGGGCGATGCGGTGGTCGCAATGTTCGGCGCGCCAGTCTCGCTGCCTGATCACGCGTGGCGTGCGTGTTCCGCCGCCTGCCGCATGCAGGAGCGTCTCAATGAGCTTCGTGCGCGCATGGCGCTCGACAAGGTGCGCTGGCCGCAGGGCGCCCCCGTGCTCCGGACACGAATCGGCCTGAACTCGGGTTCCGCTGTCGTGGGCAACATGGGTTCCGCGACCCGCTTCAACTACACCATGATCGGAGACACGGTGAACCTTGCCGCGCGCCTCGAGTCCGCCGGCAAGGCCTACGGCGTGGGAATCCTGGTGAGCGACACCACGCGCAAGCTGTGTATCCAATCTAAGGATACACTCCTGTTCCGGCCGGTCGACCGCCTTGTGGTGAAGGGTCGCAGCCAGCCGGTGACCGTTTATGAACTCGTTGGCTTTCGGGAAAAGGTGGATCCGGATGTGAAGCGGGGAGTCGAGCTGTTCACACAGGCCCTTGAGGCCGTGTGGATCCGCGACTGGGCGCGCGCCGGGGACCTGCTCGCGCAATCCGCTCCCCTCGAGGCGGCGGTGCTGGCCGGGGACAAGGAGGCCCTCACCCCCACCGTGGTGTTTCAGAGGCGCCTGGAAAAGTGGAATGTCACGCCGCCTCCGGAGAACTGGGGTGGAGTTTGGGTGGCGGAGAAGAAGTAG
- a CDS encoding energy transducer TonB has product MKQRFSLSRRSGPLLAERGCDAGSGAGVCGASLEVLAGSGWVSQRETPEARKASSVTLPGQHQQNRGFWMTYGVPAAVAAAVHVALALGGGRAPSTPAPLAEAQETVMTVSLQEEIEPLENEVELTELSADQAIPPVAGFVPPQLIDVSSVIIEGRFVQALQPSRPQAVTANLFSVPSGAASSGQVASNVLRVFALAAVDEAPQIVTKVNPLYPRDLKRARVQGEVVLGFVVSPSGEVQQLEVLSSTHPGFERAALASIARWRFEPGLVHGTPVATRMEQAISFTLGR; this is encoded by the coding sequence ATGAAACAGCGCTTCTCCCTTTCCCGCCGGTCAGGACCCCTCCTCGCGGAGCGGGGGTGTGACGCGGGATCTGGGGCGGGCGTATGCGGGGCTTCACTCGAGGTTCTCGCAGGTAGCGGGTGGGTGAGCCAGCGGGAGACCCCAGAGGCGCGAAAAGCATCCTCCGTCACGCTTCCCGGACAGCACCAGCAGAACCGGGGGTTCTGGATGACCTATGGCGTGCCGGCTGCGGTGGCCGCGGCGGTCCATGTGGCGTTGGCGCTCGGAGGAGGGCGGGCCCCTTCAACACCCGCGCCTCTCGCCGAGGCGCAGGAGACGGTGATGACCGTGTCCCTGCAGGAGGAAATCGAACCCCTTGAGAACGAGGTGGAACTGACCGAACTTTCGGCCGATCAGGCGATTCCCCCGGTGGCTGGCTTCGTTCCTCCACAGCTTATTGACGTTTCGTCAGTTATAATCGAGGGCCGGTTTGTCCAAGCCCTGCAGCCCTCGCGGCCCCAGGCCGTCACGGCCAACCTCTTTTCCGTCCCGAGCGGGGCGGCCTCGTCCGGCCAGGTCGCGTCGAATGTCTTGCGCGTATTCGCTTTGGCAGCGGTGGACGAGGCGCCCCAAATTGTAACGAAGGTGAACCCGCTTTACCCTCGCGATTTGAAGCGGGCCCGGGTACAAGGTGAAGTCGTTTTAGGATTTGTGGTCTCGCCCTCCGGCGAGGTTCAACAGCTCGAGGTATTGAGCTCCACGCATCCCGGCTTCGAGCGCGCGGCCCTCGCGTCGATCGCGCGCTGGCGCTTCGAGCCGGGCCTCGTGCACGGCACGCCCGTCGCCACCCGAATGGAACAGGCCATAAGTTTCACTTTGGGCAGGTGA
- a CDS encoding energy transducer TonB, giving the protein MNAFKLNPATPAGSAPASSVEGEMSDAAPKLPASAVRLGEGGYKQRSWISIYAVPAFIAAAAHVGVALSGSKQAPKAASASTDDTAVMVQIMPEVEPLEDEVLVDDSPAPTTSAVESFAPPQLVDVPSISMNADFVQAIQIAAPQSTVTAGLFSVPKGPARPEGIANQMSKVFSLESLDRHPEVVGRSRPIYPADLKRSSIEGVVLVTFIVSNTGEVQEVEVVRSSHPGFELSAVASVRKWRFKPGIFRGQPVATRMEQPIRFELSR; this is encoded by the coding sequence ATGAACGCATTCAAACTCAATCCCGCCACTCCAGCTGGCTCGGCTCCTGCCTCGTCGGTGGAGGGAGAGATGTCGGACGCGGCGCCAAAGCTCCCAGCTTCCGCCGTCCGCCTGGGCGAGGGTGGCTATAAGCAGCGCAGCTGGATTTCCATCTACGCGGTGCCAGCATTCATTGCAGCTGCGGCCCACGTCGGCGTCGCCCTGAGCGGAAGCAAGCAGGCCCCGAAGGCCGCGAGCGCGTCAACCGACGACACCGCAGTAATGGTTCAGATCATGCCCGAGGTTGAGCCGCTGGAGGACGAAGTGCTTGTTGATGACTCGCCGGCTCCGACCACGTCGGCCGTGGAGTCGTTTGCGCCGCCGCAGTTAGTTGACGTTCCGTCAATATCAATGAACGCGGATTTCGTCCAGGCGATCCAGATTGCCGCGCCGCAGTCGACGGTCACCGCAGGCCTGTTTTCAGTTCCCAAGGGTCCGGCCCGACCCGAAGGCATTGCCAACCAGATGTCGAAGGTGTTTTCCCTGGAGTCGCTCGATAGGCATCCTGAAGTCGTTGGCCGCAGCCGTCCCATCTATCCGGCAGACCTGAAGCGCTCGAGCATTGAGGGCGTCGTGTTGGTGACCTTCATCGTCTCAAACACGGGCGAAGTTCAGGAAGTTGAGGTTGTCCGCTCCAGCCATCCCGGTTTCGAGCTGTCGGCCGTCGCTTCCGTCCGAAAATGGCGTTTCAAGCCGGGCATCTTCCGCGGTCAGCCGGTAGCTACCCGGATGGAACAGCCGATCCGCTTCGAACTCTCCAGGTAA
- a CDS encoding AAA family ATPase has translation MLQSVRIKNLALLEEVSLDFGEGFTAVTGETGAGKSILLGALSLLAGERADKTIIRQGAAACEVEASLHFENPVRINALLEELDLPVCEDGVLILKRTLPRDKAPRASVNGGLATLGALQRLGELWIDFHGPSEPRRLLKESCQLELLDLFGHHGKALADYQVEYREWRSLQARREQIASTEKLSSDQIRYLEAQLVKLDALDLSEEAIDRLERDFQRQSQAQELIQLAEALAQGVAGDDGLTGRLAALVREGRNLEALDPSAKSLADRLASASVELSDLGDEFSRLAGEYQFDPEQAEQLQEKMATWLDAKRRHGGDRRAVAEARDAMRTRLGVQGDLEGTLTKLDGEIASRLKAVRKAAQVLRDLREKSSRELAKVAAKGIAQLGFKRAEFQVRLVPLAEPGPTGDCGAEFVFSPNVGEPPLPLNRVASSGELARVMLALKTVLADLDEVPVLVFDEVDANVGGEIGKVVGEKMAQISKQHQVLCVTHLPQVAAQAGQHLVVTKDQTGERATVSIKPIHETRKSRVSELARMLGDRTAKSALAHAEELLGA, from the coding sequence ATGCTTCAATCGGTGCGGATCAAGAACCTGGCCCTTCTCGAGGAAGTGAGCTTGGACTTTGGCGAGGGCTTTACGGCGGTCACCGGAGAGACCGGAGCCGGGAAGAGCATTTTGCTCGGCGCCCTCAGCCTTCTTGCCGGTGAGCGTGCGGACAAGACGATCATCCGTCAGGGTGCGGCCGCCTGTGAGGTCGAGGCCTCGCTCCATTTCGAAAATCCAGTCCGAATCAATGCGCTGCTGGAGGAACTCGACCTACCCGTGTGCGAGGACGGCGTGCTGATCCTGAAACGCACCCTCCCGCGCGACAAGGCCCCCCGGGCTTCGGTCAACGGAGGGCTTGCGACCCTGGGCGCCCTCCAGCGCCTGGGCGAGCTATGGATCGATTTTCACGGGCCGAGCGAACCCCGTCGGCTCCTCAAGGAAAGCTGCCAACTGGAACTACTCGACCTCTTTGGTCACCATGGCAAGGCGCTGGCGGACTACCAGGTGGAGTACCGGGAGTGGCGCTCACTCCAGGCACGTCGGGAACAGATCGCGTCGACGGAGAAACTCTCTTCGGACCAGATCCGGTACCTGGAAGCCCAGCTGGTGAAACTTGACGCCTTGGATCTGAGCGAAGAGGCGATCGATCGCCTGGAACGCGATTTTCAGCGGCAGAGCCAGGCCCAGGAGCTGATCCAACTCGCGGAGGCACTGGCCCAGGGTGTCGCCGGAGACGACGGGCTCACGGGCCGACTTGCCGCGCTGGTCCGCGAAGGGCGAAATCTCGAGGCCCTGGACCCCTCGGCGAAGTCGCTGGCGGATCGCCTGGCCTCCGCCTCCGTGGAGTTGTCCGACTTGGGCGACGAGTTTTCCCGTCTGGCAGGGGAGTATCAGTTTGATCCCGAGCAGGCGGAGCAGCTGCAGGAGAAGATGGCGACCTGGCTCGACGCGAAACGGCGACATGGAGGCGATCGCAGGGCCGTGGCGGAGGCAAGGGATGCCATGCGTACCAGGCTTGGGGTGCAGGGCGACCTGGAGGGAACCTTGACGAAGCTGGATGGCGAGATCGCTTCGCGCTTGAAGGCGGTTCGGAAGGCGGCGCAGGTGCTGCGCGACCTGCGTGAGAAGTCCTCGCGTGAACTCGCCAAGGTCGCGGCAAAGGGCATCGCCCAGCTCGGCTTCAAACGAGCCGAGTTCCAGGTGCGTCTCGTGCCTCTGGCTGAGCCCGGCCCGACGGGAGACTGCGGCGCTGAATTTGTCTTTTCCCCGAATGTCGGCGAGCCGCCGCTCCCGCTCAATCGCGTCGCTTCAAGCGGCGAACTCGCGCGCGTCATGCTCGCACTCAAGACCGTGCTCGCGGACCTCGACGAGGTACCCGTGCTGGTCTTTGACGAGGTGGACGCGAATGTCGGCGGAGAAATCGGCAAGGTGGTCGGCGAGAAAATGGCCCAGATCTCGAAGCAGCACCAGGTGCTGTGCGTGACCCATTTGCCGCAGGTGGCCGCCCAGGCCGGCCAACACCTGGTGGTGACGAAGGACCAGACCGGCGAACGCGCAACGGTATCCATCAAGCCAATACACGAAACCCGGAAGTCACGGGTGTCGGAGCTTGCACGCATGCTCGGCGACCGCACCGCGAAGAGCGCATTGGCGCATGCGGAGGAGTTGTTGGGGGCATAG